The Chitinophaga niabensis genomic interval ATTCCTTAAATATCTTCTCCCCACTGCAGCATCTGGCCGCACTCCAATATTCCTCCAGATTTGCATCTATACTTTGTTTTACGAACAAGGCAGGCCCTGTTCTTAACAAAGTTTCCGCATGAGGTCATTCGTACGATACATTATTTTCCTCTTAAGCTTGAACGGGCCGCTGATGGGCCAGGAGAAAACCCTTGATGACTATGTCAACACCGCCCTTCAGAACAGCCCATTGCTGAAAGATTATACGAACCAGCAAAAGCTCAACCAGGTGGATAGCCTTCGTATCCTCGCCGGGTACAAACCCCAGGTAACAGCTATCAGCACCAATACCTATGCTCCTACTTATCATAGTTATGGTTATGACAATGCTATCACCAACGGAGGCCAGTTCAGCGAGCTGGTCACCGTCAACAAACTCCTTATTGGGAAAAAGAACCTGAACAATCAGCTGGATGCCGTACTGTTATTAAACCGGTCCCTGGAAATTACCGGTAAAATATCCGGGCAGGACCTGAAAAAAGCGGTAACCGCACAATATGTAACCGCTTATGGTACCAGCCAGGAACTGAAGTTTAATGAAGAAATGCTGACATTACTCCGTAAAGAGGAAGTGATCCTGAGAAAAATGGCAGAAAAAGGGGTTTACCGGCAAACAGACTATCTCATCTTCCTGACCACTTTAAAGCAGCAGGAACTGGTGAACACCCAGTCAAAGATCCTGCTGCAGAAAGAGTATGCCGCCCTTAATTACCTCGTAGGCATAAAAGATACCGGTACCGCCATCCTTCGCCCCCCTTTGCTTTCTCCTGAAATGGTGGCAGATGTGGAAGGCACAATATTTTACCAGCAGTTTATCACAGACAGCCTGAAACTTCGCAATAGCGATGCCCTCATCGACTATAACTACAAGCCCAAAGTGAGCCTTTATGGTGATGCCGGTTTTGCTTCCACTTTTACAGACCATGCTTACAGGAACTGGGGTGCCAGTTTTGGGGTAACGCTTGCCGTTCCCATCTATGATGGCCACCAGCGCAAAATGCAGCATACAAAAATTGAGATGCAGGAACAAACGCGGCAGCAGTACCGGGACTTCTTTAAGGTGCAAACGGCTCAACAGCTGGCAGACCTTTACCAGCAGTTACAATCCACCCGGCAGCTGATATCGCAAACTGCTGATCAGTTAAAATATGCATCAGCCCTCATTGCGGCCAACCAGAAATTAATGAACACCGGTGATGTTCATATGGCAGACTATGTACTGGCTATCGGCAATTACATGGCGGCAAAGAACATCCTTACGCAAAACACCATCAACGAACTACAGATCATTAACCAAATAAATTACTGGAACGGAAAATAATATACAATGGCATTATCCCGATTCATTCTTGCTTCTTTTGTTTTGCTGGCCATGCAAGGTTGTGGCCCCAAAGCGCCGGATGCAGCCACCGCAGGGGCAGAAGCAAATAGCGAAGCAGCCGGAACCCCCGTTACGGTTACCTCGCCGGGCATAGAAGACATGCAGGATGTGATAACGTTGAACGCTGTTTCTTCATTCCTGTTAAAAACGCCTGTGAGATCAAGCGCTAACGGCTACCTGCAAAAAGTGTACACCCAGCCTGGCCGTTTTGTCAATGCCGGGCAGGACCTCTTTGTTATCAGAACAAAAGAATCGCAAAGCCTGGGCAATACTATCAGCGGACTGGATTCCTCCCTGCATTTCGACGGGCTCATTCATGTGAAGGCCCCCGGAAGCGGTTATGTAACAGGGCTTTCGTACCGCCCGGGAGATTATGTGTTGGACGGAGAGCAGCTGGCCACGATCTCAGATGCCAAAAGTTTTGTTTTCCTGCTAAATCTGCCTTATGAGCTGAAACCATTTATCCCGGCCAATAAACAACTGACCCTGCAATTGCCGGACAGTACAAGCCTCACGGGTTACCTGGATATTGCTATGCCCGCACTCGATTCAGCCTCACAAACCCAGAGCTATAAGCTCAGGGTTAACACGAATATGGATATCCCGGAGAACCTCATCGCCAAAGTAATGCTCCTAAAGAAAACAAGCCCTCACACCGTAACCTTACCCAAAGGAGCGGTATTGTCAGATGAAATGCAACGTGTTTTCTGGATCATGAAAATGATAGATAGTACCACCGCAGTAAAAACGATCATCGCAAAGGGAATGGAAACCGCCACTACGGTAGAAATACTTTCACCAAAACTCTCTGCTACAGATAAGGTATTGCTCACAGGCAATTATGGCCTGCCGGATACAGCAAAAGTTTTAATCACCCAACAACCGTGACCATGCGAAATTACTTTTCAGCATATAAAAATCCGGTTGCAGTGCTCATCGTGCTCATCATCTGCGGAGGCCTTTTTGCTTACAGCAAAATGCAAACATCCCTTTTCCCGGAGATCACTTTTCCTAAGATCAAGATCATTGCAGATGCAGGTCAGCAACCAGTGAAAAAGATGATGATCACCGTTACCCGCCAACTGGAAAATGCCATAAAACAAGTGCCGGACCTGGAAATGATCCGCAGCAGAACCAGCAGAGGCAGCTGTGAAATATCCGCATACATGAACTGGAACAGTAACATAGATGTGAACCAGCAAAGGATAGAATCAAAGATCAACGAAATAAAGAATATCCTGCCACCGGATATCCAGATCACGGTGGAAAGGATGAACCCTTCTATTTTGCCGGTTATCGGGTATTCGCTGGCCAGTAAAACACGCAGCCCGGTAGATATGAAGATGCTGGCCAAATACACCATCAAACCATTTCTTTCCCAGGTACCCGGTATTAGTGATGTTCGTGTGGTAGGTGGCAAAGAAAAAGAATACTGGCTCATCCTGGACCTCCAAAAAATGAACACCCTGGGCATTACTCCTGATATTATTAATACCGCATTGGGACAAACAAATTTCATTCGCTCTAACGGGTACCTTTCTGATTACCGGCTGATGTATCTCACCATCACAGATGCCTCCGTTACTTCAAGGTCGCAGCTGGAAGAGATCGTGATCAGTAATAACGGCCAGCGCATTGTTACCCTTAAAGATATTGCAGCCGTTGAGATCCGGGAGGCAAAAGAATATGTGAAGATCAACGCTAATGGGAAAGATGGTCTATTGCTCGCAGTGATAAAACAACCAAATGCGAACCTCGTTGAACTCAGCGATAAAATGCAGGTAAAGCTCGAAGCGCTGAAAAAGATCATACCCCGGGACGTAACGATTGAACCATTTTATATACAGGCAGATTTTGTGAAAGATGCCGTACACAGTGTTACGGACAGCCTCTGGATAGGTCTTGTACTGGCCATTTTTGTTGCCATTATATTCCTTCGGTCTGTTAAAGCAAGCGCTGTTATCCTGGTCACGATTCCGGTAATACTTTTATTATCCGTTATTTGTCTCTTTGCAACAGGCCAGTCGTTCAACATCATGACACTTGGCGCCCTTGCTGCTGCAATAGGCCTGATAATAGACGATGCCATTGTTGTAGTGGAGCAGATCCATCGCACGCACGAAGAACATCCTGAGGAACCAACGGCCACCCTTGTTCAGAAGGCGATTAGGTATCTCTTCCCAGCTATGGTAGGCTCTTCCTTAAGTACTATTGTAATATTCCTGCCCTTCGTATTAATGAGTGGTGTGGCCGGCGCCTACTTTAAAGTGATGACGGATACGATGATCATCACCCTCACTTGTTCATTTTTTGTGACCTGGTTGGTATTGCCTGTCATCTACCTGTTGCTGACAAAAAAAGACATGCCAAAGGCCCGGCTGAAGGAAACACCTGCACATCATGTAAAAACACAGCAATGGGTAGCGTTCTTTATCAAAAGGCCGGTTATCAGCCTGGCCATAATAGGGTTCCTGGTTGCCAGTATCATCTATATTTATCCTAGGCTGGCCACAGGTTTCCTGCCGGAAATGGACGAAGGCAGCATTATCCTGGACTACGAATCGCCACCCGGCACTTCCCTGGAAGAAACGGATAACATGCTTCGGCAGGTGGAAAAGATCCTGGTGAAAGTGCCGGAAGTTCAGGCTTATAGCAGGCGTACAGGCACACAGTTGGGCTTTTTTATAACAGAGCCCAATACCGGCGATTACCTTATTCAGCTGAAAAAACAACGGAACAGGTCTACAGATGAAGTAATTACAGCCATCAGGGATCAGGTAGAAGTGTCACAACCCGCACTTAGAATAGATTTTGGACAGGTGATCGGAGATATGCTGGGAGACCTCATGACTTCCGTTCAACCGATAGAGGTGAAAATATTTGGCACGGATCAGGCAAAACTGCAGGAGTTGTCCAAACAGGTAGCCGGCATTATGTCTGAAGTTCAGGGCACGGCAGATGTATTTGATGGCATTGTATATGTAGGGCCTTCTATTAATGTGATTCCTAATAGTACCACCCTGGCCCAATATGGTATTACACCGGCCAACCTGCAATACCAGCTGCAGTCTTCCCTGGAAGGAAATATTGCCGGGGGCGTATATGACAGAGAACAGGTCACTAATATCCGTTTGGTATATCCCGGCAACCAATCACTGAGCATTGGAGATATCAGCAAAACGCCCGTTTTTCTTCCTAATGGCCGCCTGATGCCCATAGACCAACTGGCCACTGTAAATATGGTGCAAGGAGAAGCAGAGATTGAAAGGGAAGACCTGCAATCTATGGGCGTAGTTTCTGCAAGACTGGAAAACAGGGATCTGGGCAGCGTTATAAAAGATATTCAAAGTGAAGTAGCCGCCAAAGTACAACTCCCACAAGGATATGCTATAGTATATGGTGGCGATTATGCAAACCAGCAACAGTCTTTCAGCGAATTGCTCACTATCCTGCTCACTTCCAGTTTCCTTGTTTTTAGTGTGATCCTTTTCCTTTACAGGGATTTCAGGATAGCCCTCATGATCCTTTTGGTTGCCGTATTGGGTATCAGTGGCAGTTATGCCGGATTGTACTTCACTAATACGCCCCTGAATGTGGGCAGTTATACGGGCCTTATCATGATTGTTGGCATCATCGGCGAAAATGCCATCTTCACTTTCCTTCAATTCAGGGAATCACTCCAGGAAACCGGCGATGTAGACAAAGCAATCATCTATTCTATTTCCACAAGGCTAAGACCCAAATTAATGACGGCTATAGGGGCCATTATTGCCCTCTTGCCAATTGCCCTGGGCATAGGTACCGGCGCACAATTACACCAGCCTTTAGCTATCGCCGTCATAGGTGGTTTTATCATCGCCTTGCCTTTACTGCTAATTGTATTGCCAACGCTGATGCGTTGGTTCTTTAAAACACATAAAACACAATAAACATGAAAAACGTACTAACAGGGATCGCCTTACTTTTTATCACAACAGGGATTCATGCACAAAGCAAAACGGTAACAGATGCCTTCGCTAAATCATTTCCGGGCGCAACAAAGATTAAATGGGAAAAAGAGGGAGCAGACTTTGAAGTTGGGTTTACGCTGAATGGCCAGGGAATGTCTGCCGTGTATAACGGCAAGGGAGATCTGATGGAGAAGGAAGTGGAGATAAAGGTCTCAGAATTGCCGGCTGGTGTAGCAGCATATGTTAAAGAACACTACAAAGGGGCGAAGATTACAGACGCGGCCCGCATAACAAAAGCAAATGGGGAAGTGAACATAGAAGCCGGAATAAAAGGGAAAGATATTTTGTTTACAGCAGACGGTAAGTTCCTGAAAGAAGCAAAAGATTAGGCAAGATGAAATTCGCAGCAACAGGCGGCCTTGTTAAAGCATATGTGATGAATCTTTTCATGGACTCAACGCAGGATTACATGTTATACCACAACCTCTCCCATACGGAAAAGGTTGTGGGCCATACCATGGAAATAGTACGCCATTACCAGCTGAATGAAAGAGAAAGATTTGTGCTGAACACGGCTGCCTGGTTCCATGATACCGGCCATATGTTTGCCAGTATAGAAGTACATGAGGAAGCCGGGGTGCATATTATGAGGTCCTTTTTAGAAAAGGAGCATGCCCCCGGCGAATTAATAGAAATGATCGCCCAATGTATCATGGCCACCAAATATCCTCCCACACCAGGAAACCAGCTGGAAGAGATCATTTGTGATGCAGATACCTATCACTTTGGAACCCCGGAATTCAGAATAACAGATGAACTGATCAAAAAAGAAATGCAATTGAGAACTGGCAAAGAGTTTAAGAACTGGTACCAGGATAGCATGAAATTACTGGAAAGCCACCGGTTCTTCACATCCTATTGCCGTTATAAGCTCGAAGCAGGTAAACAACAGAATATACAATATCTGCAGGCAAAGATCAAAAACAGTTAACATTATTTATGAAAAGCATAACCCTTATACTTTCCTTTTTAGCTTTAAGTCTAAATATTTTCAGTCAGCAGAATAAGAACGGAAAGATCACAGGAAAAATACTAAGCAGCGCTGGCAAACAACCTGTAGAGTACGCCACCATCACTGTTACAGACCTCAGTACAGGAAAGATTGCCAGCGGCGCTGTTACAAACGCAGGCGGAACATTTGTGATCAATGCCTTAAACACCGGCAGCTTTAAAGTAATGGTGGATTTTTTGGGGTACGATAAGAAAATAATTGACAGCGTAATGATCACCAACGCAAAATCTTCCAGGGACCTGGGCACTATATATCTTTCCGTACACAGCAGATCGTTGAATGAAGTGGTAATTACTTCCCATACCATCGTAGAGAATAAAATCGACAGGGTCGTATATAATGTAGCGAACGATGTTACTTCCCAGGGTGGAGTGGCTACAGATGTACTGAAAAAAGTACCCCAGGTAACAGTAGACCTGGATGGGAATGTGGAATTACAGGGCAATCCCAATATCCGCTTCCTGATAAACGGGAAACCTTCCAGTATGTTTGGCAATAGCCTTGCAGATGCGTTGGCTTCGATCCCCGCCAGCCAGATCAAAAGTATTGAAGCCATCACCAGCCCCGGCGCAAAATATGATGCACAGGGTACAGGAGGGATCATTAATATCATCCTGAAAGACAATAAAATGCAGGGGATTAACGGAAGCGTCAATCTTTCCGCAGGCACCAGGCTGGAAAATGGTTCCGTAAACCTGAATGTACGGCACAACAATTTCGGGATGAATTTCTTTTTCAGTGGCAATGCGCAGCTCAGTTCTTCCACACCTTCCTCGCAGGACAGGCATTCCATTGATTCTATCGCCGGCACAACTACCCGTTTATTACAGAATGGCGTAGCAGACTTTCGCAGGAGCGCTTATGAATCCGGCCTGGGTTTTGACTGGAACATCAGTAAAACAGATAACCTGAGCGGGGCCTTTTCCTATGATCACTTCAGGAATAATTCAGAAGGCTTAACAAAACAGCAGCAACAGGTACGGGAATTTAACAACCCTTTTGCAGATACCACAGATATGATCAGAAGGTCTGCAACACGTAACCGCATGCATGCGCTGGACTGGGACCTGGCATATAAAAAGAAGTTCAAAAAAGAAGGGCAGGAACTGGATGTATTATACAGCGCAAGTTATGGCTCACCTTTCTCTTATTATCTGCTGGTTTTACCGGATGTAAGGTCGTTCAGCAATAATCCCGGAAAAGATAAAGAGAACAATCTTGCCATAGACTATACTCACCCGGTGAATAACAACTTTACCATTGAAACAGGGCTGAAAGCAATCTTTTATGACATCAGTAACACAGCAGATGTGCATACTTATGATAAAACAGCCAATGATTACTTTCCGGACCCTACACAAACCTACAGCTTTAATTACAAAATGAATGTTTACGGAGGATACCTGTCCGCTACATTTTCGATCGCCCGGTTCCTGGATATTAAAGCGGGCGGCAGATACGAACACACCCATGTAAATGCTGATTTTACGGGTACAAACGTACCGTCCTACGGAAACTTTTTCCCTTCGGTTATCCTGTCTCACAAGTTTAATAAAGACCAATCCCTCAAACTGTCCTATACAAAAAGGCTGGAACGGCCGGAAGGAGGAGAGTTGAACCCCTTCCTCAATCTCAGCGATCCCCATAACATCAATACAGGCAATCCGCTCTTAAAACCGGAAATAGGGAACAATATGGAGCTGGGGTATAACAGGATTTTTGAGAAAGGAGGGAATATCTATATCGCTTTGATGGAAAGGATCAACACCAATGATATAAAACAGTATACCACCTTTTATCCTGACTTCCAGGTAGGAGATTCTGTTTATAAAAATGTGTCTGTTTCAAAACGAACGAATGTAGGCGCAGAATACAATACGGGCCTGATTATTAATGGAGCAGCTCCTGTTACGCAGCAACTCAGCATGCGGGGCAACCTGATGCTTTTTAACAGGTTTGTGGTGAACGACCTGGAGGGCGGGAGGCAAACAAGCGGCCTCAACTGGCGGCTGAACATGAATGCTTCCTACCGGTTCCCGGAAAACCTGGTGGCAGAAGTGTTCGGGGAATACCGTTCTGCGTTCAATAATATCCAGGGCCGGCAGCCACAAAGCCTTTCTTACACTTTCGCATTCAGGAAACAGTTCTGGAATAAGAACGCCAGTATAGGCTTCACCGCTACCAACCCGTTTAATCAATACATCCATCAGCGTACCACCATCAATGCGGCCAATTATTCCTCGGTTGCTGAGCGGCAGATCCCCTACCGCTCATTTGGCATCAGCCTGATGTATAAATTCGGCAAGCTGCAGTTTAAGGAAAAGGAAGCAGATAATAATTACCTCAATAATCCGCCGGCCATGTAAGGATTTAATGTAATATCTACAAGATTTCTCCAGTTTTCCATAGCAAATTGAAAAGATGCGAAAGAAAATATTGTCTTTATCCCTGTTGGCCATGATGATATCTCCTTTGATCTA includes:
- a CDS encoding TolC family protein; its protein translation is MRSFVRYIIFLLSLNGPLMGQEKTLDDYVNTALQNSPLLKDYTNQQKLNQVDSLRILAGYKPQVTAISTNTYAPTYHSYGYDNAITNGGQFSELVTVNKLLIGKKNLNNQLDAVLLLNRSLEITGKISGQDLKKAVTAQYVTAYGTSQELKFNEEMLTLLRKEEVILRKMAEKGVYRQTDYLIFLTTLKQQELVNTQSKILLQKEYAALNYLVGIKDTGTAILRPPLLSPEMVADVEGTIFYQQFITDSLKLRNSDALIDYNYKPKVSLYGDAGFASTFTDHAYRNWGASFGVTLAVPIYDGHQRKMQHTKIEMQEQTRQQYRDFFKVQTAQQLADLYQQLQSTRQLISQTADQLKYASALIAANQKLMNTGDVHMADYVLAIGNYMAAKNILTQNTINELQIINQINYWNGK
- a CDS encoding efflux RND transporter periplasmic adaptor subunit, translated to MALSRFILASFVLLAMQGCGPKAPDAATAGAEANSEAAGTPVTVTSPGIEDMQDVITLNAVSSFLLKTPVRSSANGYLQKVYTQPGRFVNAGQDLFVIRTKESQSLGNTISGLDSSLHFDGLIHVKAPGSGYVTGLSYRPGDYVLDGEQLATISDAKSFVFLLNLPYELKPFIPANKQLTLQLPDSTSLTGYLDIAMPALDSASQTQSYKLRVNTNMDIPENLIAKVMLLKKTSPHTVTLPKGAVLSDEMQRVFWIMKMIDSTTAVKTIIAKGMETATTVEILSPKLSATDKVLLTGNYGLPDTAKVLITQQP
- a CDS encoding efflux RND transporter permease subunit, with translation MRNYFSAYKNPVAVLIVLIICGGLFAYSKMQTSLFPEITFPKIKIIADAGQQPVKKMMITVTRQLENAIKQVPDLEMIRSRTSRGSCEISAYMNWNSNIDVNQQRIESKINEIKNILPPDIQITVERMNPSILPVIGYSLASKTRSPVDMKMLAKYTIKPFLSQVPGISDVRVVGGKEKEYWLILDLQKMNTLGITPDIINTALGQTNFIRSNGYLSDYRLMYLTITDASVTSRSQLEEIVISNNGQRIVTLKDIAAVEIREAKEYVKINANGKDGLLLAVIKQPNANLVELSDKMQVKLEALKKIIPRDVTIEPFYIQADFVKDAVHSVTDSLWIGLVLAIFVAIIFLRSVKASAVILVTIPVILLLSVICLFATGQSFNIMTLGALAAAIGLIIDDAIVVVEQIHRTHEEHPEEPTATLVQKAIRYLFPAMVGSSLSTIVIFLPFVLMSGVAGAYFKVMTDTMIITLTCSFFVTWLVLPVIYLLLTKKDMPKARLKETPAHHVKTQQWVAFFIKRPVISLAIIGFLVASIIYIYPRLATGFLPEMDEGSIILDYESPPGTSLEETDNMLRQVEKILVKVPEVQAYSRRTGTQLGFFITEPNTGDYLIQLKKQRNRSTDEVITAIRDQVEVSQPALRIDFGQVIGDMLGDLMTSVQPIEVKIFGTDQAKLQELSKQVAGIMSEVQGTADVFDGIVYVGPSINVIPNSTTLAQYGITPANLQYQLQSSLEGNIAGGVYDREQVTNIRLVYPGNQSLSIGDISKTPVFLPNGRLMPIDQLATVNMVQGEAEIEREDLQSMGVVSARLENRDLGSVIKDIQSEVAAKVQLPQGYAIVYGGDYANQQQSFSELLTILLTSSFLVFSVILFLYRDFRIALMILLVAVLGISGSYAGLYFTNTPLNVGSYTGLIMIVGIIGENAIFTFLQFRESLQETGDVDKAIIYSISTRLRPKLMTAIGAIIALLPIALGIGTGAQLHQPLAIAVIGGFIIALPLLLIVLPTLMRWFFKTHKTQ
- a CDS encoding PepSY-like domain-containing protein, which produces MKNVLTGIALLFITTGIHAQSKTVTDAFAKSFPGATKIKWEKEGADFEVGFTLNGQGMSAVYNGKGDLMEKEVEIKVSELPAGVAAYVKEHYKGAKITDAARITKANGEVNIEAGIKGKDILFTADGKFLKEAKD
- a CDS encoding HD domain-containing protein encodes the protein MKFAATGGLVKAYVMNLFMDSTQDYMLYHNLSHTEKVVGHTMEIVRHYQLNERERFVLNTAAWFHDTGHMFASIEVHEEAGVHIMRSFLEKEHAPGELIEMIAQCIMATKYPPTPGNQLEEIICDADTYHFGTPEFRITDELIKKEMQLRTGKEFKNWYQDSMKLLESHRFFTSYCRYKLEAGKQQNIQYLQAKIKNS
- a CDS encoding TonB-dependent receptor domain-containing protein, which produces MKSITLILSFLALSLNIFSQQNKNGKITGKILSSAGKQPVEYATITVTDLSTGKIASGAVTNAGGTFVINALNTGSFKVMVDFLGYDKKIIDSVMITNAKSSRDLGTIYLSVHSRSLNEVVITSHTIVENKIDRVVYNVANDVTSQGGVATDVLKKVPQVTVDLDGNVELQGNPNIRFLINGKPSSMFGNSLADALASIPASQIKSIEAITSPGAKYDAQGTGGIINIILKDNKMQGINGSVNLSAGTRLENGSVNLNVRHNNFGMNFFFSGNAQLSSSTPSSQDRHSIDSIAGTTTRLLQNGVADFRRSAYESGLGFDWNISKTDNLSGAFSYDHFRNNSEGLTKQQQQVREFNNPFADTTDMIRRSATRNRMHALDWDLAYKKKFKKEGQELDVLYSASYGSPFSYYLLVLPDVRSFSNNPGKDKENNLAIDYTHPVNNNFTIETGLKAIFYDISNTADVHTYDKTANDYFPDPTQTYSFNYKMNVYGGYLSATFSIARFLDIKAGGRYEHTHVNADFTGTNVPSYGNFFPSVILSHKFNKDQSLKLSYTKRLERPEGGELNPFLNLSDPHNINTGNPLLKPEIGNNMELGYNRIFEKGGNIYIALMERINTNDIKQYTTFYPDFQVGDSVYKNVSVSKRTNVGAEYNTGLIINGAAPVTQQLSMRGNLMLFNRFVVNDLEGGRQTSGLNWRLNMNASYRFPENLVAEVFGEYRSAFNNIQGRQPQSLSYTFAFRKQFWNKNASIGFTATNPFNQYIHQRTTINAANYSSVAERQIPYRSFGISLMYKFGKLQFKEKEADNNYLNNPPAM